A portion of the Edaphobacter lichenicola genome contains these proteins:
- a CDS encoding PAS domain-containing sensor histidine kinase, which yields MYEYSRIPASGRRWTHRIVFLFSFCSLWQMTATAYGEQNRRVRVFYELGRSAAATARADREIREVLEKRITYYAGSKEHNLPGGSVVLNREPSVMEAYGRYVFGGLVLLFGQLLLIIQLLSQRAKERTVRRHLHQSEARLREAQSIARCGSWVWDVAKSEAHWSDEMYRILGLSLGGVPPGDRTLPIGEGAQYAAKMKGVCETRLSYGEEYRVVRPNGEERIVVESGQPRYDSQQRPLFVVGTLLDVTEMRLTVQALRESEERFRTMADGAPIMMWMSGVDGLRTDFNRSWLNYTGRSIEEELGDGWATGVHPEDLQSCLRGYAEAFDARAPFSLEYRLRRYDGQYHWISGTGSPRFLSDGTFAGYIGCCFDIHDRKAMEASRVELARRLMGAQEAERSRIARELHDGIGQEIALLSIQMQRASASIWPKSNSKDNEMQQFSNKLAEIGVHVSHLSHKLHSSELEYLGLAVAITKLCREFSEEYPIKVSCACRSIPKNLSSDIGLTFLRIVQESLHNVAKHSGAKTVHVEVTAASEEICLSVYDDGAGFDVQQSKTAAGLGLVSMRERIYLVGGVLTIDSAMGAGTTVRAWAPLAAVSL from the coding sequence TTGTACGAATATTCCCGTATTCCTGCATCTGGCCGACGTTGGACGCACCGTATTGTGTTTCTGTTCAGCTTCTGTTCGCTCTGGCAGATGACGGCCACGGCTTATGGCGAGCAAAATCGTCGTGTTCGGGTGTTCTATGAGCTGGGACGGTCGGCAGCTGCTACAGCTCGTGCAGATCGCGAGATTCGCGAAGTTCTGGAGAAACGGATCACCTATTACGCAGGGTCAAAAGAACATAACTTGCCAGGAGGCAGCGTCGTGCTCAATCGTGAGCCGTCGGTGATGGAGGCCTACGGACGCTATGTATTTGGTGGGCTAGTTCTTTTATTTGGCCAGCTGCTGTTGATCATCCAGTTGTTGAGCCAGAGGGCAAAAGAGAGAACAGTCAGGCGTCATCTGCATCAAAGCGAGGCCCGACTTCGTGAGGCTCAGAGTATCGCTCGATGCGGGAGCTGGGTATGGGACGTTGCGAAGAGTGAAGCACATTGGTCTGACGAGATGTATCGCATTCTCGGGTTGAGTTTGGGAGGCGTTCCTCCGGGAGATCGTACGCTACCCATAGGTGAGGGGGCACAGTATGCAGCGAAGATGAAGGGTGTGTGTGAGACACGTCTGAGCTACGGCGAGGAGTATCGGGTTGTGAGGCCGAATGGGGAAGAGCGGATTGTTGTGGAGTCGGGACAGCCCAGGTACGACTCTCAGCAGAGACCTCTTTTCGTCGTGGGCACGTTGCTCGATGTTACGGAGATGCGGCTTACGGTGCAGGCGTTACGTGAGAGCGAGGAGCGCTTTCGTACGATGGCGGATGGTGCTCCAATCATGATGTGGATGTCTGGCGTCGACGGACTTCGCACGGATTTCAATCGGAGCTGGCTGAATTACACGGGGCGTTCGATCGAGGAGGAGTTGGGGGATGGCTGGGCGACCGGTGTCCACCCAGAGGATTTGCAGAGCTGTTTGAGGGGTTACGCTGAGGCGTTCGACGCGCGAGCGCCCTTCTCGCTGGAGTATCGTTTGCGGAGATATGACGGCCAGTACCACTGGATCAGTGGCACTGGCTCGCCTCGGTTTCTGAGCGATGGAACCTTCGCCGGTTATATCGGGTGTTGTTTTGATATTCATGATCGTAAAGCGATGGAGGCGTCCAGAGTTGAGTTAGCGCGCCGTCTGATGGGCGCGCAAGAGGCGGAACGCAGCCGCATCGCTCGCGAGCTTCACGATGGCATAGGCCAGGAGATCGCTTTGCTTAGCATCCAGATGCAACGCGCTTCCGCGTCGATTTGGCCAAAGTCGAATTCCAAAGACAACGAGATGCAGCAATTTAGTAACAAACTGGCGGAGATAGGCGTCCATGTGAGTCATCTGTCTCATAAGTTGCACTCCTCCGAGCTGGAGTACCTGGGGCTGGCGGTTGCGATTACGAAGTTGTGCCGGGAGTTCTCCGAGGAGTACCCAATCAAGGTTTCCTGTGCCTGCAGGAGCATTCCCAAAAACCTGAGTAGCGACATAGGACTTACCTTTCTTCGAATTGTGCAGGAGTCTCTGCACAATGTCGCAAAACACAGCGGCGCCAAGACCGTGCATGTTGAAGTAACCGCTGCGAGTGAGGAGATTTGCCTGAGTGTTTATGACGATGGCGCTGGGTTTGACGTTCAACAGTCGAAGACTGCCGCAGGTCTGGGACTCGTGAGTATGCGGGAGAGGATATATCTGGTTGGCGGCGTGCTTACGATCGACTCTGCGATGGGGGCGGGAACAACCGTGCGTGCCTGGGCTCCATTGGCAGCGGTCTCGCTATAG
- a CDS encoding enoyl-ACP reductase FabI: protein MIDLKGKVAVVFGLANKRSIAWGIAQKLSEGGATLAICYQNERLQREAEELAADLPGTKTFRCDVSIDADIDAVFEQLKSAYGKIDILVHSIGFAPNIKNDVLHTQRDDFRIAHDISVYSLIALARGAEPLMSEGSSILTLTYYGAEKVFPNYNIMGVAKAGLEAAVRYLASDLGAKKIRVNAISAGPIKTLAARGIGDFSKILNAVEERGPLHRNVDALEVGNTALFLSSDLASGITGEITFVDCGYNITGL from the coding sequence ATGATCGACCTCAAAGGCAAAGTCGCCGTCGTCTTCGGCCTCGCCAACAAACGCAGCATCGCCTGGGGCATTGCCCAGAAGCTCTCCGAAGGCGGCGCCACCCTCGCCATCTGCTACCAGAACGAGCGTCTCCAGCGCGAAGCCGAAGAGCTCGCCGCCGATCTCCCCGGCACCAAAACCTTCCGCTGCGACGTCTCCATCGACGCCGACATCGACGCCGTCTTCGAGCAGCTCAAATCCGCCTACGGAAAGATCGACATCCTCGTTCACTCCATCGGCTTCGCCCCCAATATCAAAAACGACGTCCTCCACACACAGCGCGACGACTTCCGCATCGCCCACGACATCAGCGTCTACTCCCTCATCGCCCTCGCCCGCGGCGCTGAACCACTCATGTCCGAAGGTAGCTCTATCCTCACTCTCACCTACTACGGCGCTGAAAAAGTCTTCCCCAACTACAACATCATGGGCGTCGCGAAAGCCGGACTGGAAGCCGCCGTCCGCTACCTCGCCTCCGACCTCGGCGCAAAAAAAATTCGCGTCAACGCCATCTCCGCCGGCCCAATCAAAACCCTAGCCGCCCGAGGCATCGGCGACTTCAGCAAGATCCTTAATGCCGTCGAAGAACGCGGCCCGCTCCACCGCAACGTCGACGCTCTCGAAGTCGGCAACACCGCCCTCTTCCTCTCCAGCGACCTGGCCAGCGGCATCACCGGCGAAATCACCTTTGTCGACTGCGGCTACAACATCACCGGCCTCTAA
- a CDS encoding patatin-like phospholipase family protein has protein sequence MKIRAAQCLLLICSLAAGRYGDSQESPKHDKKDRPKLGLVLEGGGALGLAHIGVITWLEEHRIPVSYVAGTSMGGLVGGIYATGRSPAEVRELINGINWDQVLSGTIPFPDLSFRRKQDAHEVPGSLEFGLRDGLRFPSGFNTGQEVNLVLDRVALPYSEISSFNDLPIPFACVASDLITGKPHVFRDGSLAFAMRSTMSLPGIFTPVRSGKHLYADGFLLDNLPIDVGKEMGADLVLGVHLETAPLDPKTDLSSFGVLGQSISVMSAVNVLRSMEQADILLTVPLQKYSTLDYNKADAIIKVGYDAAAAKASVLSAFSVSEAEWEEYIAVRNSRRRTAPTPKFVEVVGATNPAMAKAMEKQMAPLVGVPVDSKKVDEDMMAIVGQGRFSTSTYSMVEKNGEQGLQVQTEQKSYAPPIVRPLILIDGSDYNNVLFSIGARITFMDVGSYRSELRTDVLLGSQYLLSGEYYHPLTTTSNWFVSPRLGANSNQFNIYSGDTLQASYRIRQFLGGLDAGYAFGRTGEFRLGYEGGYERTRPEIGNVPVLPTTSGATGDFRIQYQLVTLDDPVIPRSGTSLLMYTKGYNTNPAAPGPFPLSEIQTQHFFRLSAPTSVFVSADGGSSFGYKTGIPTFSLGGSRQLVAWSTNELLTNQYFLGQLGYIRELAKLPPFLGSSVNVLGLFEVGKTYKLPNWTSPPNLPLDVAGGILVNTIFGPVLVAGSVGDYGHARFFFRIGRVF, from the coding sequence ATGAAGATCCGAGCCGCACAATGCTTGCTTTTGATCTGTTCCCTGGCGGCTGGCCGATATGGTGATTCACAAGAGAGTCCTAAACACGACAAAAAGGATCGCCCAAAGCTTGGCCTCGTTCTCGAGGGAGGCGGCGCGTTGGGACTTGCTCATATCGGAGTCATAACGTGGCTGGAGGAGCATCGCATTCCCGTTAGTTATGTTGCCGGAACGAGCATGGGAGGCTTGGTTGGTGGGATATACGCAACTGGTCGCTCTCCTGCTGAGGTCAGGGAACTCATTAACGGCATCAACTGGGATCAGGTCCTGAGTGGAACAATACCATTTCCAGACCTTTCCTTTCGGCGTAAACAAGATGCTCACGAAGTACCGGGGTCACTCGAATTTGGCTTGCGTGACGGACTGCGGTTTCCTTCGGGGTTCAACACAGGTCAAGAAGTTAATCTGGTTCTCGATCGGGTTGCACTTCCATATTCGGAGATTTCTAGTTTTAACGATCTCCCGATCCCGTTCGCGTGTGTGGCCAGCGATCTCATCACTGGCAAGCCGCATGTCTTCCGCGACGGCTCTCTCGCGTTTGCTATGAGATCGACCATGTCGCTCCCGGGCATCTTCACGCCGGTTCGATCTGGAAAACATCTCTACGCAGATGGCTTCCTGCTCGATAATCTTCCGATAGACGTCGGCAAAGAGATGGGAGCCGATTTAGTGCTTGGAGTCCATCTGGAGACTGCTCCACTGGATCCTAAGACGGACCTGTCAAGCTTCGGCGTACTGGGCCAATCCATCTCCGTGATGTCGGCTGTGAACGTACTTCGTTCGATGGAGCAGGCCGATATCCTTCTAACCGTTCCACTGCAAAAGTACAGCACTCTCGACTACAACAAGGCCGATGCGATCATTAAAGTGGGCTACGACGCGGCGGCCGCAAAGGCTTCCGTGTTATCTGCTTTTTCGGTGAGTGAAGCTGAGTGGGAGGAATATATTGCGGTCCGAAATTCTCGACGGAGGACTGCACCAACGCCAAAATTTGTTGAAGTTGTGGGCGCTACCAATCCTGCAATGGCAAAGGCGATGGAGAAGCAGATGGCCCCCCTTGTTGGTGTGCCAGTCGATTCGAAGAAGGTAGACGAGGACATGATGGCCATCGTCGGCCAGGGTCGCTTTTCTACTTCCACATATTCGATGGTTGAGAAGAACGGCGAACAAGGGCTGCAAGTTCAGACCGAGCAAAAATCTTATGCTCCTCCCATCGTGCGTCCTCTCATCTTGATTGATGGCTCAGATTACAACAATGTCCTCTTTAGCATCGGAGCCAGGATCACTTTTATGGATGTAGGGAGCTATCGGTCGGAGTTGCGCACCGACGTGCTTCTCGGATCACAATATCTTTTGTCGGGCGAGTATTATCATCCGTTGACTACAACGAGTAACTGGTTCGTCTCGCCCCGGCTTGGAGCAAATAGCAATCAATTTAACATTTATTCAGGTGATACTCTGCAGGCCAGCTACCGTATACGTCAGTTCCTCGGCGGACTCGATGCCGGATACGCATTTGGGAGAACAGGCGAATTCAGGCTGGGGTATGAGGGCGGCTATGAAAGAACTCGTCCGGAGATTGGCAACGTGCCAGTACTGCCGACAACTTCTGGGGCAACCGGGGACTTCAGGATCCAATACCAGTTAGTGACACTTGACGATCCCGTCATCCCTCGCTCTGGCACCAGCCTGCTGATGTACACAAAAGGGTACAACACGAATCCCGCCGCGCCGGGGCCCTTTCCTCTATCTGAGATACAGACTCAGCATTTCTTCCGCCTGAGTGCTCCGACGTCTGTTTTTGTTTCTGCTGACGGCGGCAGCAGCTTTGGCTACAAGACTGGAATACCGACGTTCTCTCTCGGCGGTTCTCGTCAGCTGGTTGCGTGGAGCACGAACGAATTGCTTACGAATCAATATTTTCTTGGACAGCTGGGCTACATCCGGGAGTTGGCGAAGCTACCGCCGTTTTTGGGCAGTTCAGTGAACGTTCTAGGATTATTTGAGGTAGGGAAGACGTACAAGCTGCCCAATTGGACGAGTCCACCAAACCTCCCACTGGATGTTGCAGGAGGGATTCTCGTGAACACGATATTTGGCCCGGTTTTAGTTGCCGGTTCAGTTGGCGACTACGGTCACGCACGCTTCTTTTTTCGGATTGGCAGGGTCTTCTAA
- a CDS encoding N-acetylmuramoyl-L-alanine amidase family protein, which translates to MTSPHRQIATLFLALMAATAIAQQTPTPRTLILIDPAHGGPDPGAKLADNVTEKSLTMAFGARLRALLTTNGFSVMSTHEADPTVTFTTDQRAEIANHAHPTACLILHATNSGNGIHLITSELPLPDDTYDPDAHHPIPWNTAQAASIPQSRALANQIGLALIHTKLPVLVTRASIRPLDNLTCPALAVEIAPLTRDDDTTPVTDTNYQQQVAQAIAAGLSSWRSRQLADTGAGATTGASR; encoded by the coding sequence TTGACCTCTCCACACCGACAGATCGCCACGCTCTTTCTCGCTCTCATGGCGGCGACGGCCATAGCTCAACAAACTCCAACCCCCCGCACCCTCATCCTCATCGACCCCGCCCACGGAGGCCCCGACCCCGGAGCCAAGCTCGCCGACAACGTCACCGAAAAATCCCTCACCATGGCCTTCGGAGCACGCCTCCGCGCCCTCCTCACCACCAACGGCTTCTCCGTCATGTCAACCCACGAAGCCGACCCCACCGTCACCTTCACCACCGACCAGCGCGCCGAGATCGCCAACCACGCCCACCCCACCGCCTGCCTGATCCTCCACGCCACCAACAGCGGCAACGGCATCCACCTCATCACCTCCGAACTCCCTCTACCCGACGACACCTACGACCCCGACGCCCACCACCCCATCCCCTGGAACACCGCCCAGGCAGCTTCCATTCCCCAAAGCCGCGCCCTCGCCAATCAGATCGGCCTTGCGCTCATCCACACGAAGCTTCCCGTCCTCGTCACCCGCGCCTCCATCCGACCCCTCGACAACCTCACCTGCCCCGCCCTCGCCGTCGAGATCGCCCCCCTCACCCGCGACGATGACACCACTCCCGTCACCGACACCAATTACCAGCAACAGGTCGCCCAGGCCATCGCGGCCGGTCTCTCCTCCTGGCGCAGCCGCCAACTAGCAGACACAGGAGCAGGCGCAACAACAGGAGCCTCCCGATGA
- a CDS encoding DinB family protein, giving the protein MTIAEILLQDYDVEISNTRRTLERVPEGKNDWKCHDKSMPLGKLAVHCASLPLFGSYIILDDGMNLAKPTRPQTSFVFESREACLHKLDEGATACRKAIAAASDEALAAPWPFRFGDQLISNGPRTLAFRQMFFNHLVHHTAQLGVYLRLNDIPVPALYGPSADEQWSS; this is encoded by the coding sequence ATGACCATCGCCGAAATTCTTCTCCAGGACTACGACGTCGAAATCTCCAACACTCGCCGCACCCTCGAGCGCGTCCCCGAAGGCAAAAATGACTGGAAGTGTCACGACAAGTCCATGCCCCTGGGCAAACTCGCCGTACACTGCGCCTCCCTCCCCCTCTTCGGCTCCTACATCATCCTCGACGACGGCATGAACCTCGCCAAGCCCACGCGCCCGCAAACATCCTTCGTCTTCGAGTCCCGCGAAGCCTGTCTCCACAAGCTCGACGAAGGCGCAACAGCTTGTCGCAAGGCCATCGCCGCAGCCTCCGACGAAGCCCTCGCCGCACCATGGCCCTTCCGCTTCGGCGACCAGCTCATCTCCAACGGCCCACGCACGCTCGCGTTCCGCCAGATGTTCTTCAATCACCTCGTCCACCACACCGCGCAGCTCGGCGTCTATCTTCGCCTTAACGACATCCCAGTCCCCGCTCTCTACGGCCCATCCGCCGACGAGCAGTGGAGCTCTTGA
- the murI gene encoding glutamate racemase produces the protein MTESTNQTQPPTIAKPLTIGVFDSGFGGLTVLRALLPLIPNAHYIYLGDTARLPYGSKSRETIARYAVSSAKFLHEQGADLLVIACNTATALALEDIQQALPIPVIGVVQPGAHAALAASTQPTVESPHHVLVLATAATVQSHAYTHALNALGLEACEKACPLLVPLVEEGWTNHPVTDDVLKIYLTEALASAPATQTLLLGCTHYPLIEQAIHRTLASINHPLTIIDSADATARATAALVAEHFPTLAATGHPTCTFYATDSIEKFQRLGSNFLGQAVAEVNLIDLGG, from the coding sequence ATGACCGAAAGCACGAACCAAACCCAGCCGCCAACCATCGCAAAACCCCTCACCATCGGCGTCTTCGACTCAGGCTTCGGCGGCCTCACTGTCCTTCGCGCGCTTCTCCCCCTCATCCCCAACGCCCACTACATCTACCTCGGCGACACCGCACGCCTCCCCTACGGCTCCAAGTCCCGCGAGACCATCGCCCGCTATGCCGTCTCCAGCGCAAAGTTCCTCCACGAACAAGGTGCCGACCTACTCGTCATCGCCTGCAACACGGCCACCGCACTCGCCCTCGAAGACATCCAGCAAGCCCTGCCCATCCCAGTCATCGGCGTCGTTCAACCCGGAGCCCACGCAGCCCTCGCCGCGTCCACGCAACCCACCGTCGAATCACCCCATCACGTCCTTGTCCTCGCGACCGCCGCCACCGTCCAATCCCACGCCTACACCCACGCCCTCAACGCGCTCGGCCTCGAAGCCTGCGAAAAGGCCTGCCCACTCCTCGTCCCGCTCGTCGAAGAGGGCTGGACCAACCACCCGGTCACCGACGACGTCCTGAAGATCTACTTAACCGAAGCCCTCGCGTCTGCTCCGGCCACCCAGACGCTCCTGCTAGGCTGCACCCACTACCCGTTGATCGAGCAAGCCATCCACCGCACCCTCGCCTCCATTAACCATCCCCTCACCATCATCGACTCCGCCGACGCCACCGCCCGCGCCACGGCGGCCCTCGTCGCCGAACACTTCCCCACCCTCGCCGCCACCGGCCACCCCACCTGCACCTTCTACGCCACCGACTCCATCGAAAAGTTCCAGCGCCTCGGCTCCAACTTCCTCGGCCAGGCCGTAGCCGAAGTCAACCTCATCGACCTCGGCGGCTAA
- a CDS encoding Gfo/Idh/MocA family oxidoreductase, with translation MSEFSRRRFLQASGGSAMAAVLPGAMMLGQEQAGQPAASGDRVRFASIGVGIQGSSLLRAAVTLPQAQCVAACDLYDGRHTLAKEIAGQQIKTTRRYQEILEDKNIEAVIVAVPDHWHKQITVDAIRAGKDVHCEKPMAHTIGEGEEMVAAVKNSKNFVQVGSQRVSSKVFGKAKELYDSGAIGEVHQVELQLGRNSPGGAWVYPPPLDLSPATLDWLTWQGTVPKKAFDPIAFARWRAFHEYGTGMAGDLMVHLLTGMQFVTGINAIPDKAYSVGGIYRWKDGRNMPDLMVTTFEYGNVPVTVRLTLGTETPEVTRIMGPKGVIEISNTNTVTLIPELGVDRSPAYGINGFPAAMHAAYEKQWHAEHDAFLAEHPLDDTMMWKGPSWDELRPHLATFFDAVRSRKPVVEDVVFGHHAAAACHMANASYFEGKVIFGKG, from the coding sequence ATGTCGGAGTTTTCGCGGAGACGGTTTTTGCAGGCGAGTGGTGGTTCAGCGATGGCAGCGGTATTGCCAGGGGCCATGATGTTGGGGCAGGAGCAGGCAGGGCAGCCGGCGGCGAGCGGAGACCGGGTGCGGTTTGCGAGCATTGGGGTGGGGATTCAGGGGTCGTCGCTGCTAAGGGCGGCGGTGACGTTGCCTCAGGCGCAGTGTGTTGCTGCGTGCGATCTGTATGACGGCCGGCATACGCTGGCGAAGGAGATCGCTGGGCAGCAGATCAAGACCACGCGGCGGTATCAGGAGATTTTGGAGGATAAGAATATCGAGGCCGTGATTGTTGCGGTGCCGGACCACTGGCATAAGCAGATTACGGTGGATGCGATTCGCGCGGGGAAGGATGTCCACTGCGAAAAGCCGATGGCGCACACCATTGGTGAGGGCGAGGAGATGGTCGCTGCGGTGAAGAACAGTAAGAACTTTGTGCAGGTGGGATCGCAGCGGGTAAGTTCGAAGGTGTTCGGGAAGGCGAAGGAGTTGTATGACAGCGGGGCGATTGGCGAGGTGCACCAGGTGGAACTGCAACTGGGCAGGAACTCGCCTGGTGGGGCCTGGGTGTATCCGCCGCCGCTTGATCTGTCACCGGCGACGCTGGATTGGTTGACTTGGCAGGGAACGGTTCCCAAGAAGGCGTTTGATCCGATTGCGTTTGCGCGGTGGCGTGCGTTTCATGAGTACGGCACGGGGATGGCAGGCGATCTGATGGTGCATCTCTTGACTGGAATGCAATTTGTAACCGGCATCAACGCAATTCCGGATAAGGCGTATTCGGTTGGTGGGATCTATCGGTGGAAGGATGGGCGAAATATGCCGGACCTGATGGTGACCACGTTCGAATATGGCAATGTGCCGGTGACCGTGCGGCTGACGCTGGGGACGGAGACGCCGGAGGTGACGCGGATCATGGGGCCGAAGGGCGTTATTGAGATTTCGAATACGAATACGGTGACTCTGATTCCAGAGCTTGGAGTGGATCGGTCGCCTGCGTATGGCATCAATGGATTTCCGGCGGCGATGCATGCAGCGTATGAGAAACAGTGGCATGCGGAGCACGATGCGTTTCTGGCGGAGCATCCGCTGGATGACACGATGATGTGGAAGGGGCCTTCCTGGGATGAGTTGAGGCCGCATCTGGCGACGTTTTTTGATGCGGTGCGGTCAAGGAAGCCGGTGGTGGAGGATGTTGTGTTTGGGCATCATGCGGCGGCGGCTTGCCACATGGCGAATGCTTCTTACTTTGAGGGCAAGGTGATCTTTGGGAAGGGATAA
- a CDS encoding GerMN domain-containing protein: protein MIPRYQRILFWSLIAGILLMAAFLLHGCQQAHKRLAALNDATPIAAPTTANTEDVTLYLANDADASITPTTESLALPQEPTVRARALLDHLLTSYALPASAHPLQSGPAVDDVFLVSEPAQTNAQNTTQLAVVNLRSSFIDNHPSGILVEALTMQSIIGTLHAALPQVTTIRFLVDGQPHDTLAGHADLLRTYPATDTTTHPTPPTETQ, encoded by the coding sequence ATGATCCCCCGCTACCAGCGCATCCTCTTCTGGAGCCTCATCGCAGGAATCCTTCTTATGGCCGCCTTCCTCCTCCACGGCTGTCAGCAGGCCCACAAGCGCCTCGCCGCCCTCAACGACGCCACCCCAATCGCCGCCCCCACCACCGCCAACACCGAAGACGTCACCCTCTACCTCGCGAACGACGCCGACGCCTCCATCACCCCGACTACCGAATCGCTCGCGCTCCCACAAGAGCCCACCGTCCGCGCCCGCGCCCTCCTGGACCATCTCCTCACAAGCTACGCTCTGCCCGCCTCCGCTCACCCACTCCAAAGCGGCCCCGCCGTCGACGACGTCTTCCTAGTCAGTGAGCCAGCGCAAACCAACGCACAGAACACAACTCAGCTGGCAGTCGTCAACCTCCGCAGCTCCTTCATCGACAACCACCCCTCCGGCATCCTGGTCGAAGCTCTCACGATGCAATCGATCATCGGCACACTCCACGCCGCTCTACCGCAGGTCACCACCATTCGTTTCCTGGTCGACGGCCAGCCCCATGACACCCTCGCCGGTCACGCCGATCTCCTCCGCACCTATCCCGCAACCGACACCACCACCCATCCCACCCCACCCACCGAAACCCAGTAA
- a CDS encoding EVE domain-containing protein yields MPYLLKTEPTKYSFEDLERDGETVWDGISNNQALLNLRGMKKGDKLVIYHSVVGKAAVGTAKVVSVDATDPKNPQVRIQPVKLLKTEKPLDAIRAAAVFKDSIMFRQFRLSVVPLTDAQYDWLTAN; encoded by the coding sequence ATGCCCTACCTGCTCAAAACCGAACCCACCAAATACTCCTTCGAAGACCTCGAGCGCGACGGCGAAACCGTCTGGGACGGCATCTCCAACAACCAGGCCCTCCTCAACCTCCGCGGCATGAAGAAGGGCGACAAGCTCGTCATCTACCACTCTGTCGTAGGCAAAGCAGCCGTAGGTACAGCGAAGGTAGTCTCCGTCGACGCCACTGACCCGAAAAATCCCCAGGTCCGCATCCAGCCGGTCAAGCTCCTCAAGACAGAGAAACCACTCGACGCCATCCGCGCCGCCGCCGTCTTCAAAGACTCCATCATGTTCCGCCAGTTCCGCCTTTCCGTCGTCCCCCTCACCGACGCCCAGTACGACTGGCTCACAGCAAACTAA
- a CDS encoding carboxypeptidase-like regulatory domain-containing protein, with the protein MLILTLALVLTGGGGLMQYQRPTCAVSAQNSPVPRAVTGQIVDVTGAVIPNAEVLVRAANRNFSYTHTDGAGCFFIAAPLSPAEIHAHAQGFRSTSQPIPVSTNLETRPILFHLEPGSGSYVEVMNETQAALVNYSYTVCVTDLSGHPVQATLVLQSKPETPLKPLLTDVWGCALVVAPNPQPILHVTAEGFQALDAPLPKSTTPYPPVKLTLQPIHPQS; encoded by the coding sequence ATGCTGATTCTTACTCTTGCACTGGTTCTGACGGGCGGCGGCGGCCTTATGCAGTACCAGCGGCCTACCTGTGCCGTTAGTGCGCAAAATTCTCCTGTGCCCAGAGCAGTTACAGGGCAGATTGTTGATGTCACCGGTGCAGTCATACCAAACGCAGAGGTGCTCGTCCGCGCGGCCAACAGAAACTTCTCCTATACTCATACCGACGGTGCGGGATGTTTCTTCATCGCCGCGCCTCTTTCCCCTGCAGAGATTCACGCGCACGCCCAAGGATTTCGCTCCACAAGCCAGCCCATACCAGTATCGACAAACTTGGAGACCCGGCCGATCTTATTTCACCTCGAGCCCGGAAGTGGCTCATACGTCGAGGTAATGAATGAAACGCAAGCCGCTCTCGTAAACTACAGCTACACGGTTTGCGTGACTGATTTATCAGGTCATCCCGTCCAAGCCACTCTGGTGCTGCAGTCAAAGCCTGAGACACCGCTCAAGCCTCTGCTAACCGACGTTTGGGGGTGTGCCCTCGTGGTGGCTCCTAACCCTCAACCGATTCTTCACGTCACAGCTGAAGGGTTTCAGGCTCTCGACGCTCCACTGCCAAAATCGACAACACCTTATCCTCCTGTAAAACTCACCCTGCAACCGATCCATCCTCAGTCGTAA
- a CDS encoding response regulator, with translation MMTEIVASPALLLADDNSALLTTLVEMLQPKYKVVAALSNGTSVLDQIAKLGPDLAILDLSLGDLTGFEVARRLKEIGSPVKIIFLTVHEDIDFVNAAFDLGAFGYVFKSRVTEDLTRAIDTVFSGGRFASNAPPTASQTKR, from the coding sequence ATGATGACAGAGATTGTGGCATCCCCGGCGCTCCTGTTGGCTGACGACAACTCAGCGTTATTAACAACCCTCGTAGAGATGTTGCAACCGAAGTATAAAGTAGTGGCAGCTCTTTCTAACGGCACTTCTGTCCTAGATCAGATCGCCAAGCTCGGTCCTGACCTCGCCATTTTGGATCTCTCTCTAGGAGATCTGACTGGCTTCGAAGTCGCGAGGCGCTTAAAAGAAATCGGTTCTCCTGTGAAGATAATTTTCCTGACAGTACATGAAGATATTGATTTTGTGAATGCCGCGTTTGATCTCGGTGCATTCGGCTACGTCTTTAAGTCTCGCGTAACTGAAGATCTCACCCGAGCCATTGATACTGTTTTCAGTGGAGGCAGGTTTGCATCCAATGCTCCGCCAACCGCTTCGCAAACCAAACGATGA